Proteins encoded in a region of the Agromyces protaetiae genome:
- a CDS encoding RNA polymerase sigma factor: MDEGDGTDADLLDRVARGDQRALSVVFDRHAAAVTRYAWAMAASRPDVEEIVQDTFVTMWRKADEIALAEASLLPWLLVTCRYLALNAARKAAKHDADELDELRAAGAAGAVRDHHDAETARDDLRWVLAEIETLDPIDRRVCELCLIDGLPYADAARELGLSVGAVKQRVSRSRNRLRKAVTLDEV, from the coding sequence GTGGACGAGGGTGATGGCACCGATGCCGACCTGCTGGACCGGGTCGCGCGCGGGGATCAGCGGGCACTGTCGGTCGTGTTCGACCGGCATGCCGCCGCGGTGACCCGGTACGCATGGGCGATGGCCGCCAGCCGGCCCGACGTCGAGGAGATCGTGCAGGACACTTTCGTCACCATGTGGCGCAAGGCCGACGAGATCGCACTCGCCGAGGCATCCCTGCTGCCCTGGCTGCTCGTGACCTGCAGGTACCTCGCGCTCAACGCCGCCCGCAAGGCAGCGAAACACGACGCCGACGAACTCGACGAACTGCGCGCCGCAGGCGCCGCCGGCGCCGTCCGCGACCACCACGACGCCGAAACGGCGCGCGACGACCTGCGCTGGGTGCTCGCCGAGATCGAAACCCTCGACCCGATCGATCGCCGCGTGTGCGAGCTGTGCCTGATCGACGGCCTCCCCTACGCCGACGCCGCCCGCGAGCTCGGGCTCAGCGTCGGCGCCGTGAAACAACGTGTATCCCGAAGCCGGAACCGGCTGAGGAAGGCGGTGACCCTCGATGAGGTCTGA